The Humulus lupulus chromosome 7, drHumLupu1.1, whole genome shotgun sequence region AAATTTTAACAGACCGTATATTTTAGGAGTACAATCTCGCCATGTAATCAGGTAGCCAttctaataaaaattaaaatttattttaaaaaatattaattaacaattataaatatggatcattgatcttaatctaatgattaatattaaagtaactatccatatgtAGGAACCATTAAAAGTgctcccatatatatatatactagatacaagcaacgtgcaatatgcacgtttgcttagtattatttatagaatttttattaaatttatattaatgtcatataaatttaaaataaatatattattttaattaaataatttatttatttttgtttaagtttatatttacttcatataaatatatattatatgtttaatataatattaaatattatacgtggattttaaatttaagtttcttgctagttttaaaaaaaaaacaatttgttgctaattgacagtagattatattatatgtttatatgatattattctaataagtgagttaaagtttaattaaattttatttaagttataaaatgtatgattttattatttttaaataattattattgtaaaatatctaaaaaaatatcatattttaatttattttattatttattaattttaaataattatcattataaaatatctcaaaaatattccattttgatttgtttaattatttattatttttaaataattatcatggtaaaatatctcaaaaatatccaattttaatttttttaactatttattttattttatttaagtttaagtttaagtgtttacaaactaccgttaaatatatgaatattctgttaaatataaaaatattccgtaaaaaaaataaaaaacccttaaaacaaaaaatttctgttatctacacatttattatcattatatagaagagataaatGAGGCACATtctgattttatttttttacaaaaatatttagGTCAAAATGGTTTAATTGGAACATATACTCATTAATTAGGAGAAATTAAGTAATCCTAATAACCTTAACACATGGAGTTTTTCTTTATATTAATACTTGGATAGAACTAACTGAACTAACTAGCTCATTCATTTCGCTGTCATAGACTCATGTCAATATAGAATCTTATTGATTGTTTGGTATATGTGATTATCCATTATTCTAGATATCACCCAAAGTGCTTGTGGATACAAATTAAAGAGCTTTACATATCACCTATTGCTGTACTAAATTGAGAAAGAAAATTAAGACAATGGCCTTGATTGGCTAGCTACATATGAAGAATTAATACTGTGAACTTGATATATAGTATACACCTAGTGAAAGAGAGTATATTTTGACTAGTATAAGTAATGGTTTATACTTTATAAGTCTAAGCTAGTCCTGTtgaatatagtaataaaattgttAATTCGGCAAGTCTGCTTTTTGGGACCACTTTCCTAGTCTTCTTGTAAATTTTGTCAaaaatgtttttcttttttctataattatacaacatatctattctatatattaataaaagaatatcaaTCTTTAATTTTTACATAGATGAAAAATACAAAATGAATTAGATCTCTCCTTCAAAATAACACAAGCATCTCATACTCTATAGTCATCGCACTTTTCTTTTCTCCCTCTCTAAAACATAACCACAGTCATCCATTTAACAAAATTAAGAGTCCATTTCAGAGTTATAACAAGTTAATAGTAAAAGCATTTGGGCTATTTGTTCCAATTAAAGTGACTAATATCTGTATATCCTGCCATTTGTTTTTTAGTGAACATTATATACAAAAGAAGGGGCCCCTTCCAATATATGATAAAGACTAAAGGGCAACATGCCAAGACTTTTCTTCTATATTGCATTTTCAATAATGTTTGAAGTTTCAACCCATGCATGTTGCTAtctcataattaaaaaaatgctaTTTAGATTTTttacccccgaactattaccactaccgtatcgtgcctcctaattttttcaggccgttaaaaattcctcccgaaatattcacagtaatgtaaagaaggacttccgttaactttcaacacatgtggctaacagaagACTTACATGGCTGTTTATATAAAAGTGATCCTTATCATTACTCATTCCCATTCCAAATCTAATAATTAATACCTATTGGATATTATTGTGTTGTTGTTTTATATAGGTTAGGTTGGGTACGTAGAAACATATTGAAATTTTGTAAAAGTAAcatacttttttaaaaaaataatgaaataacaaaatgAACTAAATTGTTATTtctatttgtcaaaaaaaaaaattgatactagtaattttatatttattttatttaatattataaaaaattgaatattaaTCAAAGaaattaaatatgtatataatatataatttcaaaaattaaaatgaaaattcTTTTGTATTTCATTAAATCTAAGATGTACTTCATTATTATGTTTTGTATAATAAATAATACCATGAACTTCTATCATAATAATTAACTTAGATAGTCTAAatctcaattatttatttaaaaaaaattatagtgtGTGTCATATATGGAtcatttgacaaaaaaaaaatcaaagttattATTtggatttatatatttttggaccctataATTTGTCCTATTGTATGTTTGGattatgtattttgataaattactttttggactatgtattttgtaaaattgttcaaatacaCCCATAAATCCTATTtttatgaaggaaaaaattgaatataacaatacaattGTTAGGAAAAATGGTTGGGCTTTTGTTTGAGTTGtgagtttggtgaattatttgtgattttagttaaaaatatttttgattaAAATCAAGTttatatttgaactattttacaaaacacagggccaaaataaaaaaattaaacagggAATCAAAATAGATAATGACAAAAAATATAGggtcaaaattattttttctaaagttgtatattgattttaatttttattggCTAAAGATTTATAGAAATAAGTTTTAGatgtttttaaatataattaatagaaaatttaaaaaatatacttTTGTTTGCAAATTTTGTATATTAAATAAAgagaacataaaataaaatagattggTTTATAAAattgattatagaaaataaaaataatgtattttttGCAATAATTAAACTTTGACAAATATATTAAgtaataatttaattataataaatattattacatATAGATATGCATTATGTTAATCAATCATACATCTTTATATACACATTATATATTaggtaatatatttaattataataaataatattatgtataaattcatcacttaatatatattttaaacataGTTAATCTATCAAATGCATATTTGAATATAAGttgcatatatttttttttagaataaataCCATTTTAACCCCtctgttttgcaaaagttaccacTACAAAAAAcagggcctataccgagaacaaatgtcctcggtataagctggaatgtcctcggtatatcctataccgagacaatgtcgtcggtaTAAAGTTATCGGTACAGCCGCGTCGGTAAAACAAAACTTATACTGACGACATTAAAAATATTCTCGGTATTAGTTTTACCGAGGATaatgtcctcggtagaaagtgGAAAATGTCCTCGGTACAACAAACCTCAATTTCTCATCGTACTGGTATATACTGACATCTTGGTGGTATATActgaggacaatgtcctcggtatagacttgtccccaatttttttttttatatttgttattcccttatttatttatttacttatttatttatttatttattttgaattaaatataagaaaatagaataaaattaaaacacttatattaaagatataaataaaaacataagagtgtattcgttgaattaaaataaagacttgtcttaaacatgataatgtaatagtcaattgtaataaaattcatacataagtcctactgagtcggtgctccaacatcaggatcatcgggtggtggtggtggggcagattgagatcccggggtgatacaatgagtccggacatgctcctctaactgtcgaagacgctctctcatctcagacaactcttcatctctagtttgtgaaggacgaaaatcaaatggagttcggtcccttatgttaaggatacgtccatatcctttctggtggccccgtcgttttccgaagacattttgtaccaaagatatgtcttcatcttcaggcgcactcgaaactggtgtggaactctcagtatcagttgcctgtgtctgctgtgtgtcgcggtatgcacgcaattcctcctgtgatacaatgtataatgtaattaaaattttgaaacaattaaaaatttgaaaaatgtttaaaaaaacttaacgtacccaagtattttttgctgtctctgtcacccaccctgtgcctgatttatggtgagtatccatccagctatccgggatggactcaagttgcccagtctctaaattgcgctgtcacatacatatatttttataaaattaataattaaacgtaaataagaaaaataaactaaaaaataattaattaactaaccttTTTATAGCATAAGgttgggattgactgagaacctccatagctaagctctttcagtttcttTCTATTCTCCTTGTTGACCgcagaacgtttctgcaaaaagttatcgttagtaatatatttaattaagatagttaagtttagcaagaaattaataccgtaatttctgggcgacggaaaaaatcaattgctttttgccactgcgtatccgtgcaaccaccataacgattttgtggcccattaatcgttaagtgctctttaatatcgtacttccagtcagaatactttttagcacacgaagtatcaatgcctctcaagatcccaggcatatgcccttctccatatctagtacgcccaatatcaaacaaatcatcctaatttacaaacatttattagtaaatatcacatataacataaaatgagaattaacataaaaatacataaactacttacttccaaatgtgcaagtattctttctttcgaggcatttggtacttttgaccattgaggacagtccggatctgtgtactgtcgaacaagtaatccgagctctcttgagaaatttgagctgtactctccgatctctttatatgttctcccccgcacatcccactcgagagggagaggacgccccaactgttccctcttttcccgcgtgttcaatcccttatggcgtccacgtttacttggaagcgctattgtatgcaaattcaatattttaaaattaatatggattaattgttaaattttaaggagtatatcaatgtgtaaaatattacctcgttcacaatcagctgggatatctgccggtccacgtggaggatcgcatcctccaccatcacccccgtgagattgagcaataacatcagccatatctgtcaaattaatcgatattaaaattacatttatcagctaaaaatgacaatataaaattatttattgttaaaaataattacttcaacatattataaaattaccacttaattatcactataataatcttcactatcatcatcggtttctatgtgttcatcttcctcttcatcatcttcatattcaacctcctcctcctcctcctccacttcctcttcctcctcctcttcttcttccatttcctcctccctctcctcctcaattgcaacattatctatctcaacaaattgtaatggagcccccgtacgttcaaagctgatttgtggcaacggtccaagatcaacgaataattggaaattagaggaactagtgtcgtgcataacatctacttctacatcctccgcttgttcttcaactagtgggatgtcccacacatttctgtgatgcacttcttggacgactttccaatgagatttatttttaaggtcttcaatgtagaaaacttggttagcctgagttgctaagataaatttatcatctttgaaggcctccgaactggttttgatactcgttatgttttgctcaaactttaatcctgaagaccgattagtgtcaaaccatttgcacttaaataatacaacagaacaaccagaaagataagacatcactaaaacttcttccaactggccgtaataagtactattttcgacacccgctacagagactcaactattttgagttttgcgattcttgtccctgtcataacacaaaaatcttactccatttacaacacacccagggtacgatgcaacacgagttgaagaaccgtttgctaaagagattaattcttcatCTACTTCCAAGGATCCTGTTTgtcgaagatgataaatcttattataaaaccaattaggaaattcctctctatgtaattggtctaggttttcaacacctctagtctgtagaatttccctatgctctctgcaaaaaacaaaaacaactaattTAAGAGTTACtaataagtgttataataaacatgcaatgaaATGATGAACTACTTTAATTACTTACCGAAGATATGGCAAGATATCATTGCAGTTGTTTAGAATATACCAATCTGctattttcttcacttcatcttccaaaattgtcaatgatttcttaccaattggacgaccctgagatcgaaagaccgacatctttttaagtgatggaccaacatctacatttcggtctggacgattgaactttgtctcaacacctttcaagtacatggagcaaaatgttaatgcctcatcaaccacatatccttctgctattgacccctctggacgtgctttgttacggacataattcttcaattttttcatatacctttcaaaaggatacatccacctcatgtgaaccggtcctccaagtattgcttctttcggtaaatgtattagtagatggaccatgatatcgaaaaaagcaggtgggaaaatattctctaacttgcaaacaatctcaacaattgaagtttggactttttctaaatctgagacttttagagttctcgcacaaatgagcttgaagaaagtgcataactcaataatagttgtactcattgatttctctaggaatgcatgcacaccaactggcaaaaggcgttacataatgatgtgacaatcatgcgatttcaaaccagttatcttattgtcattatcaatcacatttttccttaggttagatccaaaaccatctggaaacttcactgatttaagaaatcgacaaaacttttggcgatcttcaacagtgaaagtgaatttggccgcaggcttttgtatccgaccattcaacttcctcagctgtaactctggtctcatcttcatcttctccaagtctactctggcactaactgtgtctttggtcttattctccagcccaactattgtgcctactaaactgtcacacacatttttctcaacatgcataacatctagattgtgtcgcaacattatgttggcccaatatgggagctcaaaaaatatactttttttccgccaaccaacttgctcttttgtacgctttcttttttggccgccataactgacatgcttaccaggaagagaatcAGGTATTAAACTCATTTGTGTGAACATTTCTTACATGGTTAATGGCTGTGGTGGTAATCTCTTTTCAACgacaccatatgtcttcttgtcccttctaatggcatgtttgattggtaaaaaatgtctatgaccataaaaagcaaccttcttttgtaaacgaatagatggtgttgccacattgcaagtagagcaagcatgataaccttgagcagtccatccagaaaggctactccttgctgggtaatcgtttatagtccacatcaaagctgcccgaagagtgaagaaactaccatcgactgcatctcgagtctgtacaccagtcacccataattcttttaactcatcaatcaatggtcttaaaaaaaacatcaaaatcttttcctggcGAATGAGGTCCCGGAATGAATAaactcaacatgaaattagtttctctcatgcacaaccatggtggcaagttatatgtcgtcaacactactggccacatactataagacagactcatattaccaaagggattgaatccatctgcagccaatccaagccgcacattcctgggttccattgcaaatgttggattatttcggtcaaagtccttccaagctttcccatcagcaggatgacgcaatacaccatcttcttttatacgttgctcgtgatgccatctcatatgttgagcaatgtgcctcgatgcatattttcgcattaacctaggggttaaaggaaaataacgcatcactttatgaggcactttctttcccttggtgttcttgtccacccatcgatcctctccacaaacaggacattttctttttccagcatgttctttccaaaacagtgcgcaatcatgcttgcagacatggattgactcgtagcccaatccaagtttccgcaacaaccttttcgctgcatagtgcgattttggaagcttatttggggctggaaatgcatcatgtaacaactccagcattccatcaaatattttgttgggaatttttcccaacactttgaaatgcattaacttcactaggaaattcaatgaagtgtaattttgacacccggggaataatggagcctcgatctcagcaaacaaatcgttataatgttgcccactcCTGTAGTCagttgtaggtatctcttgaccgcgctcattctccgcttgttcgtcattgtcattttgcataagatcagtgagaacatccatcatttcatcttcatcattttgatctatccgagctctcattggtattatttcatcctctccatgccaatgccaattggtatatttccgtagaaaaccatttacaaaaagatgattttctaatacatcaatcgtctgaaattcaacgttgacacacctcctacacggacatttcaccaatccccttgagtcaacgcactgccgggctctctggagaaaatccatcacaccagcctcatactcatcggataatcgatctgtcaaattaatccaactcttgtcgatcgacattgtatgaatgtagcactgcacggaacactaatcatcaaacttacaatcaatttgtgtgtgtcctaattcagagagagacaaatgtaagagtcttcaatgactcaccctctctaaacaggtctaaggcttcttgtgatgaacactaaaaaaatataatattatcactatgtgataataacactattatatctttggtaataatttcttattaccaaagaaaaaagcaaatataattaaatatgttttttttaatgtcttatgctttttgaagttaattatgttgttttatgatatctaactataatatattttagtgtaaatattattaaacttatttaaatttgacatattaatttagtatttattaaattacatattttacttatgctttattgaatagtttgattaatttaaacaaaatttctaaaatttgtttaaaatttatttaactactttaggattaatttttatttttattaaaatttagttgcataatgttaatgttaattttttttaatcttaattttaaaatatattatttatataaaaaaataaattattcaaaaattgaaaaaaaatattaaaaaaaatacagaaaaattaaaaacaactaacaaataatattaaaaacatatttttttaattttaattttaataatgattaaaactaacaaatattaaatttaatttttttaattttaattttaattttaataatggttttctaataatatatttgttaattttatttaatcagaactaacacatattatttttttacatattaatttagtatttattaaattacatattttacttatgctttattgaatagtttgattaatttaaacaaaatttctaagatttgtttaaaatttatttaactactttaggatttaattattacttaaattatttaattaatgtttatttttattaaaatttagttgcataatgttaatgttaatttttttaatcttaattttaaaatatattattttacttatcaattcactatttattaaattagaaattttattgagtacttctactaatattcacaatatctctaaattttacaattctaaaaaaatattaaatatgtttactaatatgtttaatacacataaaattcaccaaaacaacatagaatttatttttaaaaaaatactaatcaatcatataacaattttccaattcctaatatcatttttactaatacatattttgaaaacctaaaaataaatacattctatctaatataataatttcatatttttattaaaattaatattatattatttatataaaaaaacataaattattcaaaaattgaaaaaaaaaatttaaaaaatacagaaaaattaaaaaaaactta contains the following coding sequences:
- the LOC133789031 gene encoding uncharacterized protein LOC133789031 — encoded protein: MADVIAQSHGGDGGGCDPPRGPADIPADCERALPSKRGRHKGLNTREKREQLGRPLPLEWDVRGRTYKEIGEYSSNFSRELGLLVRQYTDPDCPQWSKVPNASKERILAHLEDDLFDIGRTRYGEGHMPGILRGIDTSCAKKYSDWKYDIKEHLTINGPQNRYGGCTDTQWQKAIDFFRRPEITKRSAVNKENRKKLKELSYGGSQSIPTLCYKKRNLETGQLESIPDSWMDTHHKSGTGWVTETAKNTWEELRAYRDTQQTQATDTESSTPVSSAPEDEDISLVQNVFGKRRGHQKGYGRILNIRDRTPFDFRPSQTRDEELSEMRERLRQLEEHVRTHCITPGSQSAPPPPPDDPDVGAPTQ